In Mangrovivirga cuniculi, the following proteins share a genomic window:
- a CDS encoding fatty acid desaturase family protein encodes MTDSKPTINELGRDLLTLSRFKVIQTIAQPLVFFVLYFVFAFHGYWVLAVLSTIAMSFTTYGSTSHDLVHMNLKINPKLNDFLLSFIELISLRSGHAYRQSHLNHHKIFPHEEDIEGQASGMSFFRSLLEGVIFQFKIYFWALSKTSGRIRNIILLEGLLILIIISAGIWSMKYNYVFIVYIGLIIAGSWIIPFITSYLVHNPKGKDELHQTKLFRGKFYSIIALDHLYHLEHHMYPMVPHKNWVKLAQRLDPYFEKKNIKPLK; translated from the coding sequence ATGACAGACTCGAAACCAACAATTAATGAATTAGGGCGGGATCTATTGACCCTGAGCCGTTTTAAAGTAATTCAGACCATTGCCCAACCCTTGGTTTTCTTTGTTCTATATTTTGTTTTTGCATTTCATGGCTATTGGGTGTTAGCGGTTCTTTCTACCATTGCAATGAGTTTTACTACATATGGTTCGACATCGCACGACTTAGTTCATATGAACTTGAAGATCAATCCTAAACTAAATGATTTTCTACTAAGTTTTATCGAACTGATTTCTTTAAGAAGTGGACACGCTTATCGACAAAGTCATTTAAATCACCATAAGATTTTCCCCCATGAAGAAGATATCGAAGGACAAGCTTCAGGTATGTCATTTTTTAGAAGTTTGCTGGAAGGTGTTATTTTTCAGTTCAAAATTTACTTCTGGGCCTTGTCAAAAACATCGGGAAGAATTCGAAATATTATTCTGCTGGAAGGACTATTAATTCTAATTATTATTTCAGCTGGAATATGGTCAATGAAGTATAATTATGTATTCATTGTTTATATCGGTCTGATCATTGCAGGAAGCTGGATCATTCCATTCATCACTTCTTACCTTGTCCATAATCCCAAAGGGAAAGATGAATTGCATCAGACAAAGTTATTTAGAGGAAAGTTCTATTCGATAATCGCCCTCGATCATTTATATCATCTGGAACATCATATGTATCCGATGGTGCCTCATAAAAATTGGGTCAAACTTGCTCAAAGATTAGATCCCTATTTTGAGAAAAAGAATATAAAACCATTAAAATAA
- a CDS encoding glycosyltransferase family 2 protein, producing the protein MKEQPLVSIIMAVKDTEPYLRTCLDSVLAQTYENWELIAVNDHSSDDSPNILKEYAEKDSRVRFYNSDQRKLIPTLREGYRRAKGTLINRMDSDDKMPDYKLQVLVDEWLKYGKGTVIAGGTEHFVDEGEVGDGFIKYENWLNEVAKKSLHYQEIYRECVIPSHCWLIHKDDFDAAGAFNSDVYPEDYDLCFRFYKLGLNIVGIDEILHYWRDRSDRISRTWEEYEDNRYFDLKLRFFYELDRDSNRPLVLWGAGRNGKDMAKLLQSYGDEFHWVCDNESKIGRDIYDVRIEHYEDVLIKENTQIIIAVASPSGKKEIEEQLKRWNKKPIDDFWFFS; encoded by the coding sequence ATGAAAGAGCAACCACTTGTAAGTATTATTATGGCAGTAAAGGATACTGAACCTTATTTGCGTACTTGTCTGGATTCTGTTTTGGCTCAAACCTATGAAAACTGGGAGCTTATAGCCGTAAATGATCACTCGTCGGATGATAGCCCGAATATATTAAAGGAATATGCCGAAAAAGACTCCAGAGTTCGGTTTTATAATAGTGATCAGAGAAAATTGATACCTACCCTGAGAGAGGGATATCGAAGGGCGAAAGGCACCCTGATCAACAGGATGGATTCTGATGATAAAATGCCTGATTATAAATTACAGGTTCTGGTAGATGAGTGGTTAAAATATGGGAAAGGAACAGTTATAGCCGGCGGAACTGAGCATTTTGTTGATGAAGGGGAAGTAGGCGATGGATTTATTAAATATGAAAACTGGCTGAATGAGGTTGCCAAAAAAAGCCTGCATTACCAGGAAATATATCGGGAGTGCGTCATTCCATCCCATTGCTGGCTTATACACAAAGATGATTTTGATGCTGCAGGAGCATTTAACTCAGATGTTTATCCGGAAGACTATGACCTGTGCTTTCGCTTCTATAAGCTGGGCTTAAATATTGTCGGGATAGATGAAATTTTGCATTACTGGAGAGATCGCTCAGATCGGATTTCCCGTACCTGGGAAGAATATGAAGACAACAGATATTTTGATCTCAAGTTGCGCTTTTTTTATGAACTCGATCGAGATTCAAACCGTCCGTTAGTGCTTTGGGGAGCGGGTAGAAACGGGAAAGATATGGCCAAGCTTCTACAATCTTACGGCGATGAATTTCATTGGGTGTGTGATAATGAAAGTAAAATAGGCAGAGACATATACGATGTCCGAATAGAACATTATGAAGATGTCCTTATTAAAGAAAATACTCAAATCATAATTGCAGTAGCGTCTCCTTCAGGGAAAAAAGAGATAGAAGAGCAACTTAAAAGATGGAATAAAAAACCTATCGATGACTTTTGGTTTTTTTCTTGA
- a CDS encoding GAF domain-containing protein: MFKSVRIFFLRYAFTVSIVLVGLLIIQNALMTFYGDQAFKEKRETEEAYREVNEMLEANTLFINLMDLGLRGFHMMKKENFAEPYDIAMEQYQDNFITLENKLQELDYPNMDEVQTLENQTERYASLVSRGINFVKNEKYDEAVQLFESDPGFELYISSRPIVENIENYINELNAEATARYNRIKNITTASQIFTIALGIPVLIIALIRIIRQERRILRLFKNLEQSNQRYIFKENGNRKSSKNILKQGEIIDRIVANLKKASTFIQSITKGNLDVVWEGMDEQARAENSGTIAGELLQMRDQLIEVNKEEEKRKWVTEGVANFSDLVREHKEDFDMLSTKVISYIVKYTNSNQGGLYLLNETEDDPYLELTSLYAYDKQKFENQRIPVGVGLIGEAFREGEIALYKDIPDNYINITSGLGEGLPRNLIIVPIKTDEKTLGALEMASFELYLDHHIEFLERIALTLGSEIATSKSNILNKKLLQISKENEEILQSQEEEMRQNMEELQATQEELERQKKELEDKITVLEEKLAQK; the protein is encoded by the coding sequence ATGTTTAAATCAGTAAGGATATTTTTTCTTCGATATGCTTTTACGGTAAGTATCGTGCTTGTAGGACTTCTAATCATCCAAAATGCTCTGATGACATTTTATGGAGACCAGGCATTTAAAGAAAAACGCGAAACAGAAGAGGCATACCGGGAGGTGAATGAAATGCTCGAAGCAAATACTCTTTTTATCAACCTAATGGATTTGGGTTTAAGGGGTTTTCATATGATGAAAAAAGAAAATTTTGCTGAGCCTTATGATATTGCAATGGAGCAATATCAAGACAATTTTATCACACTGGAAAATAAACTTCAAGAACTTGATTACCCAAATATGGATGAAGTTCAAACTCTTGAAAATCAGACCGAGCGATATGCCAGCTTAGTTAGCCGTGGGATCAACTTTGTTAAAAACGAAAAATATGATGAAGCGGTACAATTATTCGAGTCAGATCCCGGATTTGAGCTATATATTTCTTCTCGTCCAATCGTAGAAAATATTGAAAATTATATTAACGAGTTAAATGCGGAAGCCACAGCACGGTATAATCGCATTAAAAACATTACTACCGCCTCACAGATTTTTACAATTGCCCTGGGAATTCCCGTATTAATCATCGCATTAATAAGAATCATTCGACAGGAAAGAAGAATTTTAAGATTATTTAAAAATCTTGAACAAAGTAACCAACGATATATATTCAAAGAAAATGGGAACAGAAAAAGCAGCAAAAACATTCTTAAGCAAGGTGAAATAATAGATAGAATAGTGGCCAATCTAAAGAAAGCTTCCACATTTATTCAAAGTATCACCAAAGGAAATCTCGATGTAGTCTGGGAGGGAATGGACGAACAGGCACGAGCTGAAAATTCCGGCACCATAGCTGGTGAACTCCTTCAGATGAGAGATCAACTCATCGAGGTCAATAAAGAAGAAGAAAAACGCAAATGGGTCACAGAAGGTGTCGCTAATTTTTCAGACCTGGTTCGGGAACATAAGGAAGACTTTGATATGCTTTCAACTAAAGTGATCTCCTACATAGTAAAATATACTAATTCCAACCAGGGAGGGCTTTACCTGTTAAATGAAACAGAAGACGATCCTTACTTAGAATTAACAAGCCTTTACGCTTACGACAAACAAAAATTTGAAAATCAACGCATCCCTGTAGGCGTCGGGCTAATTGGCGAAGCATTCAGAGAGGGTGAAATCGCATTATACAAAGATATTCCTGATAATTATATCAATATTACTTCTGGGCTTGGTGAAGGCCTGCCACGAAATCTGATTATTGTCCCGATAAAAACAGATGAGAAAACGTTGGGAGCACTCGAGATGGCCTCTTTTGAGCTCTATTTAGATCATCATATTGAATTCTTGGAGCGTATTGCTCTAACTCTTGGATCAGAAATAGCCACGAGTAAATCAAATATTTTAAACAAAAAATTGCTGCAGATCAGTAAGGAAAATGAAGAGATTCTGCAATCACAGGAAGAAGAAATGCGGCAAAATATGGAAGAGTTACAAGCTACCCAGGAAGAGCTGGAAAGACAGAAAAAAGAGTTAGAAGATAAAATTACGGTGCTGGAAGAAAAGCTGGCTCAGAAATAG
- a CDS encoding acyl-CoA dehydrogenase family protein → MSLPDRNNQYSFDEYLQWRDKFNYYTDDHFLQKVLKHFAGTDWEDADKEARNISQKVSYRWRDLSERISKPEKRPFLTHYDAYHNRIDRIVRPHEVEEMEKEVYGEKLFSDDQSDWVRLIKMMLIYENGESCIACPVTCTEGLVELLNKFADSPETKRILQHCKEGIDGELGIGAQYISEKQGGSDIPANKVEAVKEDGQWKLYGSKFFCSATHADYVVVTAKPRGEEKVAVFVMPSWLPGDKEKEKRNGFTIDRIKDKMGTRELTTCEITLDGAVAYPVGPMDRGLANVVEIVLTYSRLTVGLSSAAYMVRAVREAVKYSEFREAFGMPVSEFPLVKAQTRKLEHFAKRTTAGAFKLYNEFLEIKEKSNSGKQLSIEDKKKKFRTRELIMLQKITGTQDCTNVIREAMSFFGGHGVMEDFSALPRLFRDSVINELWEGPRNVLLTQIFNDLKRAQEWYPASEFINDLLQHSPDKIKNEFSRKIESFMTVSSLISNDESIVETAANWDKFCEDLFHQYQDLALKEVNK, encoded by the coding sequence ATGTCCCTACCTGATAGAAACAACCAATATAGCTTTGATGAGTACCTGCAATGGCGCGATAAATTTAATTACTATACTGATGACCACTTTTTACAGAAAGTGCTTAAGCATTTCGCAGGAACAGACTGGGAAGATGCGGATAAGGAAGCCCGTAATATATCTCAAAAGGTATCCTATCGGTGGAGAGACCTGTCTGAAAGAATCTCAAAACCGGAAAAACGTCCCTTCTTAACTCATTATGATGCTTACCATAACAGAATTGACCGGATCGTAAGGCCTCATGAAGTGGAAGAAATGGAAAAGGAGGTCTATGGAGAAAAACTTTTTTCTGATGACCAATCCGATTGGGTACGACTGATCAAAATGATGTTGATCTATGAAAATGGCGAATCATGCATTGCTTGCCCGGTAACTTGTACCGAAGGACTGGTCGAGCTATTAAACAAGTTTGCTGATTCACCGGAAACCAAAAGAATTTTACAACATTGCAAAGAAGGTATCGATGGAGAACTCGGTATCGGTGCACAATACATTTCAGAAAAGCAAGGTGGTTCTGATATCCCGGCTAACAAGGTTGAAGCTGTAAAAGAAGATGGTCAGTGGAAGCTTTACGGATCTAAGTTCTTTTGTTCTGCCACCCATGCAGATTATGTGGTGGTAACGGCCAAACCACGTGGAGAGGAGAAGGTTGCGGTATTTGTAATGCCTTCCTGGTTACCCGGTGATAAGGAAAAAGAAAAAAGAAATGGTTTCACAATAGACCGTATTAAAGATAAAATGGGAACAAGGGAACTCACTACCTGCGAAATAACTTTGGATGGTGCAGTAGCCTATCCTGTCGGTCCGATGGACCGAGGCCTGGCCAATGTGGTTGAGATTGTACTCACATACTCCAGGTTAACCGTCGGACTTTCATCGGCTGCATATATGGTCAGGGCAGTAAGAGAAGCCGTAAAATATAGTGAGTTTCGCGAAGCTTTCGGAATGCCTGTCAGTGAATTCCCTTTGGTCAAAGCTCAGACGAGAAAGCTAGAGCACTTTGCAAAGCGAACCACAGCAGGAGCTTTCAAGCTTTATAATGAATTTCTGGAAATAAAAGAGAAATCAAATTCAGGTAAACAACTCTCGATAGAAGATAAAAAGAAAAAGTTCAGAACCAGGGAATTGATCATGCTTCAGAAGATCACCGGTACTCAGGATTGTACTAATGTGATCAGGGAAGCCATGTCGTTTTTTGGTGGCCACGGAGTAATGGAAGATTTTTCTGCTTTGCCCCGGCTATTCAGAGATTCAGTCATCAACGAATTATGGGAAGGACCAAGAAATGTATTACTGACCCAGATATTCAATGACCTGAAAAGAGCACAGGAATGGTATCCGGCAAGTGAGTTTATCAATGACCTCCTACAACATTCTCCGGATAAAATTAAAAATGAGTTTTCCCGGAAAATTGAATCTTTTATGACTGTTTCATCTCTTATATCTAATGATGAATCGATCGTTGAAACAGCAGCAAACTGGGATAAGTTCTGCGAGGATCTTTTTCATCAATACCAGGATTTGGCATTAAAAGAAGTTAACAAGTAA
- a CDS encoding TraB/GumN family protein produces the protein MSGNQKKLKKKDFEKLKSISESWEIDLYKLQPIEISLKLRQVFIKTKCKTVHGTDDFNHFDNYLIHLSKEKGIKIFGLETDTLQLSLIKKENNPSWKSERKTISFWINQLTTETPDLSPCAFTNRYRNFDLDYKFDEECNKDILIFQRNINWMQKIPDLLRTNNVFIAVGYLHLTRKCGLLEQLRYNGFKVEPVKLN, from the coding sequence AGATTTTGAAAAATTAAAATCAATATCAGAAAGCTGGGAAATTGACCTATATAAGCTTCAACCTATAGAAATAAGCTTAAAATTACGACAAGTATTTATAAAAACTAAGTGTAAGACGGTACATGGTACTGATGACTTTAATCATTTTGATAATTACCTTATTCACCTTTCAAAAGAAAAAGGAATTAAAATATTTGGACTGGAGACAGATACTCTGCAATTAAGTTTAATAAAAAAAGAAAATAATCCTTCCTGGAAGAGTGAACGTAAAACAATTAGTTTTTGGATAAATCAACTAACAACAGAAACCCCTGATTTGAGTCCTTGTGCATTTACAAACCGATACAGGAATTTTGACTTAGATTACAAATTCGATGAAGAGTGTAATAAAGACATTTTGATATTTCAAAGAAACATTAACTGGATGCAAAAAATCCCTGATTTATTAAGAACCAACAATGTTTTTATCGCAGTGGGCTATTTACACTTAACCAGAAAATGCGGGCTTCTTGAACAGTTGAGATATAACGGATTTAAAGTAGAACCTGTAAAATTAAATTGA
- a CDS encoding TolB-like translocation protein, with amino-acid sequence MDFLTDNIPEGTPIEFQTYNIPNDFIIHKGIFSPSLDEYYYTISDRQFEQFDVYVQRKQNGQWSEPEKAFFNSEYSEHGMSFAPNGNTLYFSSTRPTKVKGIPETWHIWRSSKVNGKWSTPEFINIPNLANKLVSHPTISNSGTMYFHASNLDYSDMDIYLSKNTDGVFEPAQKASIIADTPSGKCTPYVSPSEDYLIFASIGEDLDLMITFKDGSGKWTNTKKLNENINTKGQGNPYVTPDDKFLFFTVIDDRDDSWKIKWVNIESELENN; translated from the coding sequence GTGGATTTTTTAACTGACAATATTCCGGAAGGTACCCCAATTGAATTTCAAACCTACAACATTCCTAATGATTTTATTATTCACAAGGGAATATTCAGTCCTTCTCTAGATGAATACTATTACACAATATCTGACAGGCAATTTGAACAGTTTGACGTTTACGTTCAAAGAAAGCAAAATGGTCAATGGTCTGAACCAGAAAAAGCATTTTTTAATAGTGAATATAGCGAACATGGAATGAGCTTTGCCCCGAACGGCAATACTCTTTACTTTAGTTCAACCAGACCAACTAAAGTTAAAGGAATACCTGAGACATGGCATATATGGAGATCCAGTAAAGTTAACGGAAAATGGAGCACTCCCGAGTTTATAAATATTCCCAACCTGGCAAATAAGCTAGTTTCTCACCCAACTATATCCAATTCAGGAACGATGTACTTTCATGCAAGTAATTTGGATTACAGTGATATGGATATATACCTTTCAAAAAATACAGATGGTGTTTTTGAACCGGCACAAAAAGCATCAATTATCGCTGATACACCTTCAGGGAAATGCACTCCCTATGTTTCTCCTTCGGAGGATTACCTGATTTTCGCTTCAATCGGTGAAGATCTCGATCTAATGATCACTTTTAAGGATGGCTCTGGTAAATGGACAAACACGAAAAAACTAAACGAAAATATTAATACTAAGGGTCAGGGAAATCCTTATGTAACACCGGATGATAAATTTCTTTTTTTCACAGTTATTGACGATAGAGATGATTCCTGGAAAATAAAATGGGTAAATATCGAATCAGAACTAGAAAATAATTGA
- a CDS encoding cyclase family protein, producing the protein MKIVDLSKPIKYNKNDPWFMKVKIKHKPHSKAKWLIRLLGLPFRLFPKNFTGWADDTIQKMGIHSTTHIDAPWHYSPTVNGEKAKTIDEIPLEWCYGEGLVIDMKHKKDFDPITVEDIKTFLDKNDLAIKPGMIVLIKTGRDKFNGTKDFHKKGTGMSAAATAWLIDQGIKVMGIDAWGWDLPLPYMIKKAKETNDPDLFWEAHLVGQDKEYCHMEQLVNLDALPYTGFKVSVFPLKIVGASGAPARVVAIFE; encoded by the coding sequence ATGAAAATAGTAGACCTTTCCAAACCTATAAAATACAATAAAAACGACCCCTGGTTTATGAAGGTCAAAATCAAGCACAAACCGCATAGCAAAGCGAAGTGGTTGATCAGATTACTAGGTCTGCCTTTCAGGCTATTTCCAAAAAATTTTACCGGATGGGCTGATGACACCATTCAAAAAATGGGTATCCATTCCACCACTCACATCGATGCACCATGGCACTACTCTCCTACTGTTAATGGTGAAAAGGCTAAGACAATTGACGAAATACCACTCGAATGGTGCTATGGCGAAGGACTCGTCATCGATATGAAACACAAAAAAGACTTCGACCCCATCACTGTGGAAGACATAAAAACTTTTCTTGATAAAAATGACCTGGCAATAAAACCCGGAATGATCGTTCTTATCAAAACCGGCAGGGATAAATTCAATGGCACCAAAGATTTTCATAAAAAAGGAACAGGAATGAGTGCCGCAGCCACAGCATGGCTGATCGACCAGGGCATTAAGGTAATGGGTATCGATGCCTGGGGATGGGATCTACCTCTTCCATACATGATCAAAAAGGCAAAGGAAACCAATGATCCCGATCTTTTCTGGGAAGCCCACCTGGTAGGCCAGGATAAGGAATATTGCCATATGGAACAACTTGTAAATCTCGATGCTCTACCCTATACTGGTTTCAAAGTATCGGTTTTCCCATTAAAGATCGTCGGTGCTTCGGGTGCCCCGGCAAGAGTTGTGGCTATTTTTGAATAA
- a CDS encoding lipid II:glycine glycyltransferase FemX, translating into MNCRVVKKDINDLKPTNVLPQTSFWGKVKNDQGFLPAGFELTVSKDLINSLEENITYTNDDLLILIKYLDADHCFAYVPYGPKIEPEFENHGTFLEELSEIIKDHLPSNCVFIRYDLLWQNQWSQEEDYYDENGNWTGPPSEYIQEMRLNYNTQNWNLRKSPGDILPMNTFFLDLKKDNDELLRGMRYHTRNRIKKAGKKGIEVREYGSERIDDWFKLYTETAIRSNLPQQNPAYFEQIWKKQDESQQGVKVKLLMAEHEGNPLSSMFLALSKKRGTYLFGASTAMQNQMPASYALQWKAIQIAKEHGCSEYDMFGSAPNLDQSHPLSGVHRFKKGFGGELYHRMGCWDYVFDQSSYQSVRIVESSQKN; encoded by the coding sequence ATGAATTGCCGGGTAGTAAAAAAGGATATAAACGATCTAAAGCCAACAAATGTCCTTCCTCAGACCTCCTTTTGGGGTAAGGTAAAAAATGACCAGGGATTTTTGCCTGCGGGATTTGAACTCACCGTTTCAAAAGACCTGATCAATTCTTTAGAAGAAAATATAACATATACCAATGACGATCTACTCATCCTGATCAAATACCTTGATGCCGATCATTGTTTCGCTTATGTTCCCTACGGACCAAAAATCGAACCTGAATTTGAAAACCACGGTACTTTCCTGGAAGAATTGTCAGAAATAATCAAAGATCACCTCCCATCGAACTGTGTATTCATCAGATACGACCTCCTTTGGCAAAATCAATGGTCGCAAGAAGAAGATTACTATGATGAAAATGGTAACTGGACAGGTCCTCCATCTGAATATATCCAGGAAATGCGTTTGAATTACAATACTCAAAACTGGAATCTTCGCAAAAGCCCCGGTGACATCCTGCCAATGAACACCTTTTTCCTGGATCTCAAGAAAGACAATGATGAACTTCTCAGAGGGATGAGATATCATACAAGGAACAGGATCAAAAAGGCGGGTAAAAAAGGAATTGAAGTCCGGGAATACGGATCTGAAAGAATCGACGACTGGTTCAAGTTGTATACAGAAACTGCAATCAGGAGCAACCTGCCACAGCAAAACCCTGCATATTTTGAGCAAATCTGGAAAAAGCAGGATGAAAGCCAGCAGGGAGTGAAAGTAAAGCTACTCATGGCAGAGCACGAGGGCAATCCGCTTTCGTCTATGTTTCTCGCCCTTTCTAAGAAAAGAGGAACTTATCTTTTCGGAGCATCAACCGCCATGCAGAATCAGATGCCTGCAAGTTATGCCCTGCAGTGGAAAGCTATCCAGATAGCCAAAGAACACGGATGCTCGGAATACGATATGTTCGGTTCGGCCCCCAATCTGGATCAGAGTCACCCATTAAGCGGTGTCCACCGATTCAAAAAAGGTTTCGGAGGTGAACTTTACCATCGAATGGGATGCTGGGATTATGTTTTTGATCAAAGCTCCTACCAAAGTGTACGAATAGTGGAAAGTAGCCAAAAGAATTAA
- a CDS encoding AI-2E family transporter — translation MSESKIEISGSYLIKALLIVVGITAIFYLGADLLMPVLIAAIIAVLLDIPTKKLKQWGLPNWLAITISILLMIVVFSLLTWLIGWQVSTITDDWPTIKEKATEKLNSFTEWANQTLNWNIKNYIENNRNLVNKLEGLAGAFLSSFTSLLSQSLLVLVYIVLFLMQKQTFINFFLKSSSNETAMKSLLSNSSSTINNYLLGKSKVMIFLFGIYYLGFTIGSVPYALFLALFAALFSIIPYIGNIIGGGIAVILAFLYSGTTPALIVIGVMTVAQLFESYVLTPWIIGDEINLNPFITVFCIILFSTIWGIVGAIIALPVTGVLKVIFEHTRGMEAYTYLLEKK, via the coding sequence ATGAGTGAATCGAAAATAGAGATCTCCGGAAGTTACTTAATAAAGGCTTTACTAATTGTCGTTGGAATTACAGCAATTTTCTATCTGGGTGCTGATCTGTTGATGCCAGTGTTGATTGCTGCCATAATCGCTGTTTTATTAGATATACCAACCAAAAAATTAAAACAATGGGGCCTTCCAAACTGGCTGGCCATAACCATATCTATTTTACTGATGATTGTCGTTTTTTCTTTATTAACCTGGTTGATAGGCTGGCAGGTGAGTACGATAACCGATGATTGGCCAACCATAAAGGAAAAGGCAACAGAAAAACTGAATAGTTTTACAGAGTGGGCTAATCAGACTTTAAATTGGAATATTAAGAATTACATTGAGAATAACAGGAATTTGGTCAATAAGCTGGAAGGGCTAGCAGGTGCTTTCCTTTCGTCATTCACAAGTTTATTGTCTCAATCACTCCTCGTACTCGTGTACATTGTGCTTTTTTTAATGCAGAAACAGACATTTATCAATTTTTTTCTAAAAAGTTCTTCCAATGAAACTGCAATGAAGTCTCTTTTAAGTAACTCTTCAAGTACTATCAATAACTATTTACTGGGTAAAAGTAAGGTCATGATTTTTTTGTTCGGTATCTATTATCTTGGCTTTACAATTGGTTCGGTTCCCTATGCATTATTTCTAGCTCTTTTCGCTGCACTTTTTTCAATTATACCTTATATAGGAAATATTATTGGAGGAGGTATTGCAGTGATCCTGGCTTTTTTATACTCAGGGACCACCCCGGCGCTGATTGTAATAGGAGTAATGACTGTGGCTCAACTATTTGAAAGTTATGTTCTTACACCTTGGATTATCGGGGATGAAATCAATTTAAACCCATTTATCACTGTTTTTTGTATTATTCTCTTTTCTACTATCTGGGGAATAGTGGGAGCGATTATTGCCCTTCCGGTCACCGGAGTTTTAAAAGTTATTTTTGAGCATACTAGAGGTATGGAAGCTTATACTTATTTATTGGAAAAGAAGTAA
- a CDS encoding DUF1353 domain-containing protein codes for MNKEINYTSEIEQVCLKNGKHKIWKFVEKNDFSYTTDILKNRVCDFNWLSISKDGKITVKGSYKDGYAWDGCTPKMNLFHITWGNFDGKLKRFGKGNYKPYTYYASMVHDVLYQYKRCAPITRKEADRIFYNMLKESGFMWTPVFYLGVRAFGWWFCGWKYKTTKEVEDGLKDEAEK; via the coding sequence ATGAATAAAGAAATTAATTATACCAGCGAAATAGAACAAGTATGCTTAAAAAACGGCAAGCATAAAATTTGGAAGTTCGTAGAAAAAAATGATTTTTCCTATACCACTGATATTCTTAAAAATCGCGTTTGTGACTTTAATTGGCTTAGCATTTCTAAGGACGGAAAAATCACAGTCAAGGGATCTTATAAAGATGGTTATGCCTGGGATGGTTGTACTCCTAAAATGAATTTATTTCATATAACATGGGGGAATTTTGATGGGAAGCTCAAAAGGTTTGGCAAGGGAAATTATAAACCCTATACTTATTATGCTTCGATGGTTCACGATGTGTTATACCAATACAAAAGATGTGCGCCAATAACTCGTAAAGAAGCTGATCGCATTTTTTATAATATGTTAAAAGAATCCGGGTTTATGTGGACACCAGTTTTTTATTTAGGAGTCCGGGCTTTTGGGTGGTGGTTTTGTGGATGGAAATATAAAACAACTAAAGAAGTTGAGGATGGATTAAAGGATGAAGCTGAAAAGTAA
- a CDS encoding ferredoxin reductase domain-containing protein codes for MAATGNNYIDFVNELVYGDLGTGELGVPPIAGAKNHIHWTRDNIPNSFSTTVTGTEFLTHHLDYMLARYEAWRSKYYLPPVRPWDGQNDMDTDQSAIVPGEGSLPATIDELGTSIREYYNGDFRTFLAVELDDEVKAPQSYRYWAFMKWASDLRRRVQGQPVYYVHKVFDRDGIESA; via the coding sequence ATGGCAGCCACAGGAAACAACTACATCGACTTTGTAAATGAGCTTGTATATGGAGATTTAGGCACCGGGGAACTTGGTGTTCCTCCAATAGCCGGAGCTAAAAACCATATACACTGGACCAGGGACAATATTCCAAACTCATTTTCGACCACAGTGACCGGAACTGAATTCCTCACTCATCATTTGGACTATATGCTGGCCAGGTACGAAGCCTGGAGAAGTAAATATTACCTCCCTCCTGTTCGCCCATGGGATGGTCAAAATGATATGGATACAGACCAGTCGGCAATCGTGCCGGGAGAAGGTTCCTTACCAGCTACAATTGATGAATTAGGCACAAGCATCAGAGAGTATTACAACGGTGATTTCAGAACATTTCTCGCTGTTGAATTAGACGACGAAGTGAAAGCCCCGCAGAGTTATCGTTACTGGGCATTTATGAAATGGGCAAGTGATTTGAGAAGACGGGTGCAGGGGCAGCCTGTGTACTATGTTCACAAGGTCTTTGATCGGGATGGCATTGAAAGCGCCTAA